The Streptomyces sp. NBC_00162 genome window below encodes:
- a CDS encoding sensor histidine kinase yields MLRDDLRTLWTEPRPPAAPARVRRDWALLAAGLAGVALEATLRENVVWRPVAVVVTVWLCLLPLWRRTRPLAMVTLAFGSVILLPVASLVAAPREPVGLYTGAVVLVLVYALPRWGSGREIVLGGAVILATGALCVVTDGTPVVEKVVGFVFLLLPGVLGAAVRFRVTARERQLEQVRSREREQLARELHDTVAHHVSAMVIIAQAGRVLAGTDPSAAVEALEGVEEEGARTLEEMRAMVAALRDLGVGAELAPPAGVADLERLVRTPGGRLRVDLGLDGELDALPPAVDAAVYRIVQESVTNALRHAVDATELVVRVTAERHTVRVSVRDNGRRTGRGRDGYGLTGLRERATLLGGTLRAGPGTDRGWDVEAELPRARSESGVHSRPRR; encoded by the coding sequence GTGCTCCGAGACGACCTGCGAACCCTGTGGACCGAACCCCGGCCGCCCGCCGCGCCCGCCCGGGTGCGGCGGGACTGGGCGCTGCTCGCCGCGGGCCTTGCCGGTGTGGCGCTGGAGGCCACCCTGCGCGAGAACGTCGTGTGGCGGCCGGTGGCGGTGGTGGTCACCGTATGGCTGTGCCTGCTGCCCCTGTGGCGCCGGACCCGCCCGCTGGCGATGGTGACGCTGGCGTTCGGCTCGGTGATCCTGCTTCCGGTGGCCTCGCTCGTCGCCGCACCGCGCGAACCCGTCGGCCTGTACACCGGCGCGGTCGTGCTCGTGCTGGTGTACGCGCTGCCCCGGTGGGGATCGGGACGCGAGATCGTGCTGGGCGGCGCGGTGATCCTCGCGACCGGCGCGCTGTGTGTCGTCACGGACGGGACCCCGGTCGTCGAAAAGGTCGTGGGCTTCGTCTTCCTGCTGCTGCCCGGCGTGCTCGGGGCTGCCGTCCGGTTCCGGGTGACCGCTCGCGAGCGGCAGTTGGAGCAGGTGCGCTCCCGCGAGCGCGAGCAGCTCGCCCGGGAACTGCACGACACGGTGGCCCACCACGTGTCGGCCATGGTGATCATCGCCCAGGCGGGCCGGGTGCTCGCGGGCACCGACCCGTCCGCCGCCGTCGAGGCGCTGGAGGGGGTCGAGGAGGAAGGGGCGCGCACGCTGGAGGAAATGCGCGCCATGGTCGCCGCGCTGCGCGACCTCGGGGTCGGCGCCGAGCTGGCGCCCCCTGCCGGAGTCGCGGATCTGGAGCGCCTGGTGCGCACCCCTGGTGGCCGCCTCAGGGTCGACCTGGGGCTCGACGGCGAACTGGACGCACTGCCCCCGGCCGTGGACGCGGCCGTTTACCGGATCGTGCAGGAGTCGGTGACCAACGCGCTGCGCCATGCGGTCGACGCGACCGAGCTCGTCGTTCGGGTCACCGCGGAACGGCACACGGTACGGGTGAGCGTGCGCGACAACGGCCGGCGCACCGGCCGGGGTCGCGACGGATACGGACTTACCGGACTGCGCGAGCGCGCGACCCTGCTCGGCGGCACACTACGAGCCGGGCCGGGTACCGACCGGGGCTGGGATGTCGAAGCCGAACTGCCGAGAGCGAGGAGCGAGAGCGGTGTCCATTCGCGTCCTCGTCGCTGA
- a CDS encoding response regulator: MSIRVLVADDQTIIRTGLRIMLNAQPGIEVVGEAADGREAVRLARELRPDVCLFDIRMPVLDGLEATRLIAGPGVADPLVVVVITTFDLDEYVYGSLRAGARGFLLKDTGPDLLAQAVRSASDGEALIAPSVTVRLLRAFADLPAGRPVAQPVSPVTAREEQVLLAVARGLTNTEIADALHISLSTVKTHLASLMAKLGARNRVEIAMWAYETRRILPGT; this comes from the coding sequence GTGTCCATTCGCGTCCTCGTCGCTGACGACCAGACGATCATCCGCACCGGGTTGCGGATCATGCTGAACGCCCAGCCCGGCATCGAGGTGGTCGGCGAGGCCGCCGACGGGCGGGAAGCGGTACGCCTGGCCCGCGAACTACGCCCCGACGTCTGCCTGTTCGACATCCGCATGCCCGTACTCGACGGGCTCGAGGCCACCCGGCTGATCGCCGGCCCGGGCGTCGCCGACCCGCTGGTCGTGGTCGTCATCACCACGTTCGACCTCGACGAGTACGTCTACGGCTCACTGCGTGCCGGCGCCCGCGGATTCCTCCTCAAGGACACGGGACCGGACCTGCTGGCGCAGGCCGTACGGTCGGCGTCCGACGGTGAGGCGCTCATCGCGCCCAGCGTCACCGTCCGTCTGCTCCGGGCATTCGCGGACCTGCCCGCCGGCCGGCCCGTGGCCCAGCCGGTCTCCCCCGTCACCGCCCGGGAGGAGCAGGTGCTCCTCGCCGTCGCTCGCGGGCTGACCAACACCGAGATCGCCGATGCACTGCACATCAGCCTCAGCACGGTGAAGACGCATCTGGCCAGCCTGATGGCCAAACTCGGCGCCCGCAACCGGGTCGAGATCGCGATGTGGGCCTACGAAACGCGCCGTATCCTCCCCGGAACCTGA
- a CDS encoding alpha/beta hydrolase, whose protein sequence is MPVDPSIAAILDQVNAHPVPRVIDTDPEVLREANRRMGAGVALREPIEVGSVENTAVPSPAGQIPVRVYRPEGGGPVPTVVFFHGGGWLTGDLDTHDDVTRRMCRDVHTVVVAVDYRLAPEHPFPAAYDDCLAAAHHVADHIDDYGGRRDRLAVAGDSAGGNLAAAVALTDVPAGTHGTWPGTRLRFRGGYGAFRRPTSRSRPGCGRRVWPSGWPDASSPC, encoded by the coding sequence ATGCCCGTCGACCCGTCCATCGCGGCCATACTCGACCAGGTCAACGCCCACCCCGTCCCCCGGGTCATCGACACCGACCCCGAGGTGCTGCGCGAGGCGAACCGCCGGATGGGCGCCGGCGTCGCACTGCGGGAGCCGATCGAGGTCGGCTCGGTGGAGAACACCGCCGTCCCCAGCCCTGCCGGGCAGATCCCCGTGCGCGTCTACCGGCCCGAAGGCGGCGGACCCGTTCCCACGGTGGTCTTCTTCCACGGCGGTGGCTGGCTCACCGGCGACCTCGACACCCACGACGACGTCACCCGGCGGATGTGCCGCGACGTGCACACCGTGGTCGTGGCCGTCGACTACCGCCTCGCCCCCGAGCACCCCTTCCCCGCCGCCTACGACGACTGCCTCGCCGCCGCCCACCACGTCGCCGACCACATCGACGACTACGGCGGCCGCCGCGACCGCCTCGCCGTGGCCGGCGACAGCGCCGGAGGCAACCTGGCCGCCGCCGTCGCCCTCACTGATGTCCCGGCGGGGACTCATGGGACATGGCCCGGCACCCGGCTCAGGTTCCGGGGAGGATACGGCGCGTTTCGTAGGCCCACATCGCGATCTCGACCCGGTTGCGGGCGCCGAGTTTGGCCATCAGGCTGGCCAGATGCGTCTTCACCGTGCTGA